The DNA sequence AAAGCAACTGCCCTTTCGTAAACCACGTTCAGCGAACAGTGCCTACGAAAAGAATGGAAGGAAGGATTCGAAAAGATTCGGCTAAGATTTACGCTTGAGCATAAGCATAAAAAAAACCGGCTGGGATTACCAACCGGTTTGAAAAAGAGCTTTGAGAGGCTATCTACATACCAAAAAACGAAACATCCATTGATGTTCCTAAAACTTCATGAGATTATAATTGATCTTGAAAGACAAATAAGTCATGGGATTATAATTTGTTATTAACAGGTGTTTTTCAACCTTTCGTAGTCATGCTTATTTGTTTGGGCAACTCTCCTTCGAGAATTCAAGAAGCTTTTCACTTCCTCATCAACACCTTTTCTCCTGTTGACAATACAAATATGCGGTAAGAATCAGCTGGGATGAAGTACATTTGAGATTCGTACTGGATAAATAAATCCAACACTAAAAACCACAAAAACCTGACAATCAAATAAATACATCTAAAAATAGACTAATCGGCTGTAATAAAATCACTACTTTATTGCTATTTTACTCCCTGTTTTTTCGGTTTTTTTATCAAAAAAAACGAATAATCACTTGAGAGCATCCAATACTACGCCAAAGTTCCACCTACTTTTTTCGAAATTCGTCCCAATCTGCTGGTCGATCCAGGTCAAATAAACCTTCTGGAAAATCAATAGCTATCAGTTGGTTTTGTTCTCTTTTAATAATTTTCCGAGCGCCTTCCTCTGGCGAGACGCTACCCAACTCATCAAACCACACCTTGCCAAATAACGCAGGCACCCCTAATTGTCCGTTTTTATAGCGAGAAGTAAGCATTCCATGATCACCTTCTTTCAATTCATCGAAAGCTTCCATAAAATTTCGCAATAGTTTTTCATCTAAATAAGGCTGATCGACAACACAAAACAAAATGCCATCCATTGCTCTAAACACCTCTACTCCCATGGAAACGGAAGTTCCCATACCGAGTTTCCAATTTTCATTGATGAGTACCTGGAGCGGTAGGTCTTCTATTACTGGTTGAATTAAACCCGCCCGAGCCCCCAAGACCACAGCTACCGGCTGATGTAATTTCAACAACAATTTAGCCATATGCCGAATTAAGGGCTCTTTCTGGTGAACCAAAAGCTGTTTGGGCATTCCCATTCTGCTGGCCTCTCCGGCAGCTAAGAGTACGACACCTAACTTTTTTTCAATGACTGTATTCATGGCGATAATTTAAGCATTTGATCTAGGAATAAACGAGTACTCTCCACCTTTGTTTCTAACTTTACACTATGGATCAACGACTTCTAGTTTCACTTCTCCTGTGGGTTGCTTTCAGCACTTCTGCCTTTGCGCAACATTCCTGGCAATGGATGACACCATCCGACACCTTGAACAAGCAACGTTTTTGGGGAACGATTGGTGCAGGAGCCATTATTTATAGTGGTGCTGCTTATGGTTTATACCAGACCTGGTACAAAGATTATGAACTGACCAAATTTAGAACCTTCAATGATGCCCGTGAATGGCAACAAATGGACAAGGCGGGACATTTTCTAACCACTTATTCCGAAGCCCGTTGGTTGTACGATGGTGCGCGTTGGACGGGATTAGACAAAAAGCGTTCGCTCTGGTTAGCCGGAGGAATAAGCATGTTTTTACAGAGTACCCTTGAAGTCATGGATGGCTATTCAGCCGAATGGGGCTTCTCTTGGTCAGATATGGGATTCAATGCGCTGGGGATGGGCTTATTTGTCACTCAAGAAAGCTTGTGGGAAGAGCAGCGGATTCTTTTAAAAATTTCCTTCAACCGTCGGCTCCCCTCCTCCACTCCCCTGCTGAGCACCAATGGAGAAGCAACGAGTAGCCTCCGAATGCGCCATTTAGAACTTTACGGTTCTTCTATTGCCGAGCGGTTTCTCAAAGACTATAATACGATGACGATTTGGGCCAGCGTAAGCCCGAAAGCTTTTGCCCCGGAAAGCCGCTGGCCAGCGTGGTTGAATATAGCGGTGGGGTATGGTTCGGAAAATCTCTACGGTGGGTTTTCCAACACTTGGTCGGATGACCAGGGTAATAGTTTTGTGCTTCCGGAAGCGGACTATCCCCGTTATCGTCAGCTTTATCTCTCTTTTGATATTAATTTAAAGAAAATACCCACCAAAAGGCCCCTGCTCAGGTCAGCATTGAGCATTCTGAATGTGATCAAAATTCCTGCTCCAGCATTGCAATGGAATACTTTAGGCCAAGTGAAGTTTCACCCCCTCCACTTCTAATTTACTCTCGGTAAGCTAGATGAAACAAAGCATCTCCTTGACTGACGACAGGCGTATTGTTGTGCCCGATAATATAGGCATCGGCACGGGCGTGAATATACCTGGCTGGCTTCACTCCCTGAGGGTCACTAATAAAGCCTAAGGGTTCCCCTTTCGCTACCCAGCTTCCCGATGATTTCATCCATTGAAACAAGCCACCTCGAGCTGCTCTCAACCAGCTGGTCTTGTTAAAAGAATGTCCTTCTTTGGGCAAGTATTCTCCTGAAATCATCTTGTAGTATTGCAAAATACGGCGGATTCCAGCCAAACCATGCTGGATACTCAGACCATCATAGCGCTGATTCTCCCCCCCTTCAAATACCAAAATCGGTACCTGATGTTTATCAAGTGCCACTTTCCTCAGTGATTTTCTTAAAGTGCCGTAGGCAATACGCAAGGGTGCGCCAAAAATTTCGGCCAACTCGCTGGCCTTTTCATCCCCTACCGTGTATCGAATTTGAGGGTAATTGTAATTACTTCTACCCCCCGTATGAAAATCAACGCCAAAATCAATTAATGGGAGAATATGTTTATGAATGGCAAAGGCTACACGAGAAGCTAATGATCCTGTTTTTGTTCCTGGAAACGAGCGATTTACATCCTTCCCGTCGGGTACTTCCCGGGAGAAATTAATAAAGCCATAAGTGTTAAGAATCGGAATAGCAATAACATTACCTGCCCTCAAGTTTTCAAATATTCCACTCTCAATGGCTTGCCGGATGATCTCCATCCCATTGATTTCATCGCCGTGAACACCCGCCAAAAACAATACCGTGGGACCAGGCTTTTTAGACCGAAAAACGTGTGCTGTAACGATGATCGTATTTCCACTCGGAAGCTGCCCTACCGGTATTTTTATCAGTTGTTTTTTCCCCGGTGCTACCGTGGTTTCAAGAATTTTCATAAAATTCAATCTTTCCTTTTATTCGCTTTTACCTTCTTTTCTACCAATCGGATGATGGCACCAGCAACATCTTTACCCGTAGTTCCTTCAATTCCTTCTAAGCCCGGACTAGCATTTACTTCCATCACCAATGGCCCCTGGGAAGAAGGTAGTAAGTCCACTCCTGCTACTTCAATATTCAACACCCTGACTACCTCTTTCACCAAATTTTCTTCTTCTGGTTTCAATTGAATGGCTATGGAGCTTGCTCCTCGGTGTAAATTAGAGCGAAACTCTCCGGGCTTGGCTTGCCTGCGCATACTGGCAATTATCTGTCCATCGACCACTAATACGCGCGTATCGGCCCCTCTTGCTTCCGCGATGTACTCCTGCATGAGCAGTCGGTTTTCATAGCGAAAAAATTCCGACATTATTCGTTGCAAGCTCCAAGCATTATGGGCTAGTTCTACCCCTTCGCCATGGGTACTTTCCAGCATTTTCACTACTACTGGAAATCCTCCTAATTTCTCGACAATCTCTTTCAGGTCTTCAGAAGGATTGATCATAAAGGTTTTGGGAACAGGTATTTGATGTTGAACTAAAGTTTGAAAACTCCTTAATTTATCTCGCGCCAATTGAAGAGCCTCAGGGCTCGTTGGGCTGACAATCCCCATGAGTTCAAACTGATTGATGACTGCAGCTCCGAGGCCTGTAACACTGGCACCTATTCGAGGAATAACCGCATCAAGGAAATCAAGGGGCTTCGATTGATAAAAAATATTGGGTTCCGCTGCGTCTATCATCAAGCTGCACCGTGTGTGGTCAATCACGTGCATAGCATGCCCCCTTCGCTTGCCCGCTCTGTAGAGGCTGCGCGTAGAATAGAGTTCCGTGCTACGAGATAGAATTCCGATGTTCATATTGGCGGGAAAGGTAAGTGTTTTTAATAAGCAAACCAATTATGAAGATTCTTGTATCTTGACGATCCTAAACCTCACGGTATTAGGTACCTAGTATAGGGTATAAGGATTTTTCAATCCCGAATTCGATATTATACCAAGTACCATGCACCTCGTACCTTAATAAAGAGAGGTTTGATATACTACAATTCACTAATGATGAGGCACTTATTTAAAAAACACCTCACATTAAACCACCCATCTAAATGGATATACTGGATACGCCGGACGCGGCACCTGCAATCAAAAACAATCCCAGAACCATCAATGGTTGGGCGATGTTTGACTGGGCCAACTCTGCTTTTGCCCTCGTTATTACCGTTGCCATTTTCCCTCCTTACTTTTTGAGTGTCACCAACGATGTCATCCTTATTGGCTCCTTAGAGGTTTCCAACAGCAGTCTGTTTGCCTTTGCTATTTCGGCAGCCTATATTCTAATTGCCCTGGTTTCTCCCTGGCTATCAGGCATTGCTGATGCGGGAGGACGGAAAATGTGGTTTTTGAAGTTTTTTACCACCTTCGGCGCGGTTGGCTGTCTATCTCTCCTGTGGTTCAATGGTATGTCCACCTTGTGGGTAGGAACCATTGGCTTTATCATGGCCATGATAGGCTTTGCAGGTGGCCTGGTTTTTTACAACAGCTACTTACCTGATATCGCTACGGAGGACATGTATGATCGGGTGAGTGCCCGTGGATTTGCCTTCGGTTACGTCGGCAGTGTATTGCTGCTGATCATCAACCTGATTATGATTCTCAAGCCACAATTCTTTGGCCTTCCGGCCGAAGACACCCTGCCCGCGAGAATCTCTTTCGCGATGGTAGGACTATGGTGGATTGGGTTTTCACAGATTCCTTTTCGCAGATTGCCTAAGGATCAGCGGCGCGGAAGCGACAAGATCAGCACCATGGCCAAACAAGGCTACCAGGAAATAAAAAAAGTGTGGAAAGACCTTAAGCACCAACAAGAAGTAAAGCGCTTTCTCTACAGCTTTTTTTGCTACAGTATGGGCGTTCAAACCATCTTGTACCTAGCTTCGGTTTTTGCTGAAAAAGAACTTGCTTTCGCCGCTGAAGAGCTGATTTATGTGGTATTGATTCTACAGATTGTCGCTATTGGCGGTGCTTATCTTTTTGCGCTGATTTCTGAATTTCGAGGTAATGTTTTTAGCCTCGCGAGTATGCTAATCATCTGGATTGCCATCTGTCTTTCTGCTTATTTCGTTGAGGGGAAAGCAGAATTTTACTATATAGCCGGAGCGGTAGGTTTGGTCATGGGTGGAATTCAGTCGCTCTCCCGCTCTACCTATTCCAAGTTGCTCCCAGAAAACACAGAAGACACTACCTCCTATTTTAGCTTTTATGATGTTTTAGAAAAAGTAGCCATCGTTTCAGGCACCTTTATCTTTGGTTTGGCCGAACTGATTACGGGCAATATCCGCAACAGCATTTTAGTGCTGGGGGTCTTTTTTCTGCTCAGCCTTGTGCTGCTGCTACGCCTGAAGGTTCGCCGTCCGAAACGTAGGGTGGCTAAGGTTTAATTCTGGGGCAATGCCTTTTCCCGTCCCGACTTTTCTAGTAGGAACGGGAAAAGGCACCGGGTTATCTGTCGCGCTGCTCCGTGCTCCGTAGTCGGGTATAAAACCCGACGATACGGAGGACGGAGCAGAGCAGCTGCCCATCCCTCGTCCTTGCCCGATCTTCCATCGGTATCCGGTCCCCGTGCTCCGGCCTAAAAGCCTGCGCACTAATTAAAACCGATAGCGCAAACCGAGCTGCCCACCCAAGAGCTGATAACGTTCAACAAAAGGAGACGCATCACTGGAAAAGTCCTGTAAATTATAACGTACACTACCTCCTGCCAGGATGTCAATCTTTGACGTAATAGGGTACGCTAGCTGTAAGCCGCCTTGTAAACTTACCCCCAAGCCGGTTCGGTACCAATCTGTCGTCGACAAATCCTGAAAATTACTTTCCATGTCCTGGTTAAAGACCGTACCTTCCCAGCTGCGATCAAGCTGTAGCCGCACACCGGCTTCCGCCAGTAAAGTCAAACGTCCTAACTCAAAATTGTAACCCGCCAAAATTGGCAGTTCCCACTGTCGAATACTATTGTAGGTTTGCTTAAGTCGGGTAGTCGTTTCGTAATAAGCAATCTGCCCCATAATCGAATCTACCGAATTGTCTGCATTGTAAATCAACACCTGTAACCCCTCTACTGAGTCCACGGTCTGGGTAGTTACTGTATTTCCAAAAAGGGTGTTAATTTGAGTGTAGCCCAAACCTCCTCTGACTTGCCAGCCACGCTGACTACGATAGCCAAAACTGAGATCAGCACTTACACCTTCCAGCAATTCCTCGGAATTCGTTCTATCACTCGCCCAATCCCCGGCCAGCGAATCCTTGCTTTCAAGTTCGCGCTGAAGGCCAAAGTAGGCGACATCAATTTGAGCAAAAAACGGGCTATTCTTACTCCGGCGGTAAGCTGATGTGGCTGGTATAGCCATTATCAATTCATTGTTCTTGCCAACATGCTCCACACCAAAGACCAACGTCTTGATGGCTGGTGTTAGCGCAAATGACCTCTCCTTACGGGTGTCCGTCTCCAATAGAGGGTTTTCGATAGGTGACCATACCATTGCAGCTTCCTCCGATTGCTCAGAAGAATTCACGATTGTCTTATCTTCTATAGACAAATCTGCTACGGCTTGGTCAATTTCCACCTCTTTAGGTTCCCCATGACGGGTAGACAACTTATCAGCCACCGTAATACCGTCGGTAGTTATTTCTTTTTCTTCAGCAGCCTTAGTCATGTAAGTCGCTGGGGAGAATTGTTTTGTATTTTCCGTTTCTACTGAGCTATTTATCGGATCCGAAATAGTAGGCTGCTGACTTTGAATAGCTGCAACTTCTTCCCCGCTTTCCAATGTGGAAAGTACGGTGTCTGTTTCGGTAGAGAGCAACGTATGATCAACCATAGCAGGAGCATCTTCCACTACTTGATCTTGCTCCTTCATAGCAGACCAAGTCCAAAGACCTCCAGCAACTGCTATCACTCCAGCCAGTAACAATAACCACAGCCATGGCTTACGCTTCTTGGGAGGCTTGACAGCCTGCCAAAGCGCCTCCGCATCTACGCTAGATTCGTATCGCCCCAGCGTTTCTCCAATGTGCTTATCCAACTCGTTTGACATAAGTCTCCTTTTCTTGTTGTAAAATCATGGCCTGCAATTTTTGCCGCGCACGTACCAACTGTGAGCGAGATGTACCGGGAGCAATTCCAAGTATATCTGCAATTTCATCGTGTGCGTAACCTTCTACAACGTATAAATTAAAAACATCCCGAAAACCATCGGGCAACTGCTGTATCAAAGCGATCAGTTCTTCCGCACCTAATTGCTGAATCACATTGGGAGCAACCAAAGGATGTGTGATCTCTTCCAAACCGGCTTGCTCTCGCTGATAAGCAGCTTTGTCTTTGGATTGCAAGGCGATGTTGATGACTATCCTGCGCAACCACGCCGCGAAAGAACCCGTTTCCTGGTACCTTTCAATCGCCCGAAAAATGCGAATAAACGCTTCTTGCAGTACATCTTTAGCAGCATGATCATCACGGCAGTAGCGTCGCGCTACGGTCATCATCATGGGCGAGTAGCGAAGCACCAGTGCTTTCTGGTACTTCGCTTTTCCTCGTTGACACCCGCGAATGATTTCGCTTTCCGTCATAAATTATTAGATGCGTTTTATCTCTTTAAGCTAAAAGATATTCTCTTCGCTTATCTATTCATCAGCTCACTAGTCAGGAATTCGCACTCGGAACGTTCCACTCACTGGCACATCAATTAATTGCTGCGTCTGTTGTTGTGTACCTTCATAGCCATTTGAAGTTCCTGAATAATTACCTTCCAAGAACCCTCCTGGGCCTTCGTTATTGGTAATATTCACCGTTACACTACCACAAGGAGGGTAACAGTACAAGAACATACCACCACCAATGGGGCTCTCATATTGATTATAGTTGTATCCCACATCTATGCCAGTGTAAGATCCAACTCCAAGTTCGTTCAGGTACAAAGTAATCTGATGCTGGCTATTATTTGTGTCAAAACCACGGCCACTAATGACACTGTAAGTTTCGAAGATAATGCTATCGGGAGAAAGCTCAATCGTATCAATCGATAAAGTAAGATCAACAAAATCAAGTAATGTACCATTGGCATCACTGCTCAGGAAACTCTCTAAAACTACACCACAAGCCGCAATCGTACCAATATCAAGGTCATCCGTTAAGGTGTAGCTAGCAGGTTCTGAAGACTCAAGGTTATCAAAATCGTAAACCACAATATTTAACTCGGTACTCGTACAACCTAGGTAAGTATACTCAAAGAAACCATTCTCATCAGCTATTACTACTTCTGAATAATACCAGATGTTGTGATTAAGCATGACGATAGCTCCGTCAACACCATCACCATTACAATCAACCACCTGGCCGCTAATAGTAGCATCAGAAGGACTTTGTAAGGTTAAGCACTCCGACAAGTCAGTGTCAGCAGTAAATGGTCCTACAGAAACTACCTGGCCTCCTCCACATGGATTACTGAAGTAAAAATTCAAGACTTCGCCAGCAGGCACTGGGCCGTAAAAATGACCAGCATCATCCGTTCTTCCCCAAATAATCGAACCCTGACCTTCTACGGCAACCGTAAAGGATTCAAATGAAGCAGATGATCCGTCCTCGAATTGGACACAACCAGTGATGTCAATGGTCTCTGTACCATAAGGGAAATCAACATTCCAGAAAGTAAAGTGGCTTACTTCACCATAGTAGAAGTCACCATCCATAATGGCTTTACCATCTTCAATCCAAACGCCATCGGTTTCATCAAAATACCAGAGCGGAATTTCTGTTGGAGCAATAGAGCGAAGTTCCGCAGGGATAGGATAGCTCAACATTGCCTTACGGCCAGGAGCTATTTGTAGTTTATTACCAGACTGGTCGTACAGTTCTACGGCCAACATCCCCATGGAAGTCATGGTCACCTCCTGTCCAGCTTCATTTACACCAAACAAACCACCAGGCATAAAGTCGCCAAGGTTTTCATCTGTTGGATCAAGCCACTGAGCATAGACTTCGACCTGGCCTGTTACGACCTGACCTTGTGGGTTAACCACACTGTTGGCAGGCAGCTCTATTCGAGCATCCTGAACCTCAATAGTGCCTCCCTGGCTGCCCGTTACGGTTCCTGCTAAAGTTTTGGGAAGCAATTGAATCCGATTGGTATTACGAGAACCATTGGCGGGATAAAAGCGATCAGAACCCAGAAAATAGCCCGCTTTTGTAACGGTAACATAGGCCCCCTTGGCATTCATCTGTACGCTGCGGAATTGGTAGAGACCTTCAGCATTGGTAACAGCAACTTGGCTCCCCAAGCGCACCATAGCATTATCGATCCCGACGCCATTCAAATCAACAACTTGTCCGGCAAGATCTGCCGTGACAATTACGATAGGTGGCTGGTATTCCGTACCGGTAGTAGTAATGATGTCAGTGTCTTTTCGACAGCTAAATGTAATCAGTGGCAGAGCCAATAAAAGGAAAATCCAATTTTTCATTTTCTATTCTTTTGCTTTCCGATGTTTTTCGGTAGGCGGTGATAAGTTTTGCGTTGACAACGTTTTCACCCTTAGAATAGGACAAGTACAACTTCTGCTGCACGGAGAGTTGGATTTTTTTATTTTTTATTTCATAAGCTTAAAAGAAAGGCCATGGTATCCACGCCGTCGGCATAATCACTGAGCCCTGGTTGTTGGGCCGTTCCTGGTGGATAGACTGCTAAGCCATCCAGCGGCAGCTGACTCACCACCAGCTGAATCTCCTCTTCCCTCAGTAATAGTTCCGTCGTCACTGCTTCTAATCCTGTATAGTATTCATAATGTAGCGTTGCTATGGGAGATTGTAGTGAAGTGTTCTCCGTTATAAGAATACAGCCATTGGCTTCATAGCTCACCTTATTGAGCACATACAGTGCATAATTGTAATCGAAATTATTCTTGTACTTGGTGTGATTAATCAATAAATGCCGGTATTCGTGTAGTGCTTCTAATAGTGGCTTAAAATCATAGCCCTCTGGCACGTACAGTTTCGAGACATTGCGGCAACCCAAGCCAAAATAATCAAAAATATCATGCCCCAATACCAACAATTCCTCTACAGACTCTTCGCCTGAAAGTACTGCTACTGCATTTCTGTTGCGTCGAATGATGTGAGGGTATTTAGCAAAATATGCTTTAAAATAGCGAGCCGAATTGTTGCTCCCCGTAGCGATAACCGCTTCA is a window from the Lewinella sp. LCG006 genome containing:
- a CDS encoding NTP transferase domain-containing protein — encoded protein: MNTVIEKKLGVVLLAAGEASRMGMPKQLLVHQKEPLIRHMAKLLLKLHQPVAVVLGARAGLIQPVIEDLPLQVLINENWKLGMGTSVSMGVEVFRAMDGILFCVVDQPYLDEKLLRNFMEAFDELKEGDHGMLTSRYKNGQLGVPALFGKVWFDELGSVSPEEGARKIIKREQNQLIAIDFPEGLFDLDRPADWDEFRKK
- a CDS encoding DUF2279 domain-containing protein, coding for MDQRLLVSLLLWVAFSTSAFAQHSWQWMTPSDTLNKQRFWGTIGAGAIIYSGAAYGLYQTWYKDYELTKFRTFNDAREWQQMDKAGHFLTTYSEARWLYDGARWTGLDKKRSLWLAGGISMFLQSTLEVMDGYSAEWGFSWSDMGFNALGMGLFVTQESLWEEQRILLKISFNRRLPSSTPLLSTNGEATSSLRMRHLELYGSSIAERFLKDYNTMTIWASVSPKAFAPESRWPAWLNIAVGYGSENLYGGFSNTWSDDQGNSFVLPEADYPRYRQLYLSFDINLKKIPTKRPLLRSALSILNVIKIPAPALQWNTLGQVKFHPLHF
- a CDS encoding succinylglutamate desuccinylase/aspartoacylase family protein, giving the protein MKILETTVAPGKKQLIKIPVGQLPSGNTIIVTAHVFRSKKPGPTVLFLAGVHGDEINGMEIIRQAIESGIFENLRAGNVIAIPILNTYGFINFSREVPDGKDVNRSFPGTKTGSLASRVAFAIHKHILPLIDFGVDFHTGGRSNYNYPQIRYTVGDEKASELAEIFGAPLRIAYGTLRKSLRKVALDKHQVPILVFEGGENQRYDGLSIQHGLAGIRRILQYYKMISGEYLPKEGHSFNKTSWLRAARGGLFQWMKSSGSWVAKGEPLGFISDPQGVKPARYIHARADAYIIGHNNTPVVSQGDALFHLAYRE
- a CDS encoding RimK family alpha-L-glutamate ligase — its product is MNIGILSRSTELYSTRSLYRAGKRRGHAMHVIDHTRCSLMIDAAEPNIFYQSKPLDFLDAVIPRIGASVTGLGAAVINQFELMGIVSPTSPEALQLARDKLRSFQTLVQHQIPVPKTFMINPSEDLKEIVEKLGGFPVVVKMLESTHGEGVELAHNAWSLQRIMSEFFRYENRLLMQEYIAEARGADTRVLVVDGQIIASMRRQAKPGEFRSNLHRGASSIAIQLKPEEENLVKEVVRVLNIEVAGVDLLPSSQGPLVMEVNASPGLEGIEGTTGKDVAGAIIRLVEKKVKANKRKD
- a CDS encoding MFS transporter, whose protein sequence is MDILDTPDAAPAIKNNPRTINGWAMFDWANSAFALVITVAIFPPYFLSVTNDVILIGSLEVSNSSLFAFAISAAYILIALVSPWLSGIADAGGRKMWFLKFFTTFGAVGCLSLLWFNGMSTLWVGTIGFIMAMIGFAGGLVFYNSYLPDIATEDMYDRVSARGFAFGYVGSVLLLIINLIMILKPQFFGLPAEDTLPARISFAMVGLWWIGFSQIPFRRLPKDQRRGSDKISTMAKQGYQEIKKVWKDLKHQQEVKRFLYSFFCYSMGVQTILYLASVFAEKELAFAAEELIYVVLILQIVAIGGAYLFALISEFRGNVFSLASMLIIWIAICLSAYFVEGKAEFYYIAGAVGLVMGGIQSLSRSTYSKLLPENTEDTTSYFSFYDVLEKVAIVSGTFIFGLAELITGNIRNSILVLGVFFLLSLVLLLRLKVRRPKRRVAKV
- a CDS encoding RNA polymerase sigma factor — its product is MTESEIIRGCQRGKAKYQKALVLRYSPMMMTVARRYCRDDHAAKDVLQEAFIRIFRAIERYQETGSFAAWLRRIVINIALQSKDKAAYQREQAGLEEITHPLVAPNVIQQLGAEELIALIQQLPDGFRDVFNLYVVEGYAHDEIADILGIAPGTSRSQLVRARQKLQAMILQQEKETYVKRVG
- a CDS encoding carboxypeptidase-like regulatory domain-containing protein, giving the protein MKNWIFLLLALPLITFSCRKDTDIITTTGTEYQPPIVIVTADLAGQVVDLNGVGIDNAMVRLGSQVAVTNAEGLYQFRSVQMNAKGAYVTVTKAGYFLGSDRFYPANGSRNTNRIQLLPKTLAGTVTGSQGGTIEVQDARIELPANSVVNPQGQVVTGQVEVYAQWLDPTDENLGDFMPGGLFGVNEAGQEVTMTSMGMLAVELYDQSGNKLQIAPGRKAMLSYPIPAELRSIAPTEIPLWYFDETDGVWIEDGKAIMDGDFYYGEVSHFTFWNVDFPYGTETIDITGCVQFEDGSSASFESFTVAVEGQGSIIWGRTDDAGHFYGPVPAGEVLNFYFSNPCGGGQVVSVGPFTADTDLSECLTLQSPSDATISGQVVDCNGDGVDGAIVMLNHNIWYYSEVVIADENGFFEYTYLGCTSTELNIVVYDFDNLESSEPASYTLTDDLDIGTIAACGVVLESFLSSDANGTLLDFVDLTLSIDTIELSPDSIIFETYSVISGRGFDTNNSQHQITLYLNELGVGSYTGIDVGYNYNQYESPIGGGMFLYCYPPCGSVTVNITNNEGPGGFLEGNYSGTSNGYEGTQQQTQQLIDVPVSGTFRVRIPD
- a CDS encoding acyl-CoA reductase; this encodes MNKEERFNALLRLGEWLSSGEDDFLQASIKRSAIHNGWFTEANQQQAIEAIATQMLSPEKLTAWLAKYDVPETTVSKQVGLVMAGNLPLVGFHDLLTVFMSGHRVQVKMSDKDPYLLPAILRALKIIDERTTGYFDVVNKLQDFEAVIATGSNNSARYFKAYFAKYPHIIRRNRNAVAVLSGEESVEELLVLGHDIFDYFGLGCRNVSKLYVPEGYDFKPLLEALHEYRHLLINHTKYKNNFDYNYALYVLNKVSYEANGCILITENTSLQSPIATLHYEYYTGLEAVTTELLLREEEIQLVVSQLPLDGLAVYPPGTAQQPGLSDYADGVDTMAFLLSL